In gamma proteobacterium HIMB55, the genomic stretch CTCGCGTGACTGAGGTGATGACGGCCGCGGTTGTCGACGCGGGCATCGATAAGCGGGCGGATATTGAACTCCACGCCCTTGAGCACCACTTCTTCCGAAACAAAGCGGCTTATATCGTGGGCCGTATCTCGGGGAAAGGACTGCAGATTCCATTTGTCATACCCATGCTTCATACAGAGAGTGAAGCATCGCCCGCGGTGTATCTGGATGCCTGCTTGTTGGGTTCAGACATTATTTCCAAGCTGTTTTCATTCACACGAACCTACTTCATGGTGGATGCGTCGATACCGTCCCAATACGTCCTCTTTTTGCAGCAGCTGATGCCACGTAAAGCGGTGTCAGAGATTTACAGCTGCATCGGCCATCACCGTCACGGCAAAACCTATTACTTCCGAACGGCGACGCGGCATATGCGCTCGACCGAGGACGCGTTTGTTCCGGCCCCGGGTATTAAGGGCATGGTCATGGCGGTGTTTACGCTGCCGTCGTACGAGTATGTGTTCAAGATCATCAAGGACCGGTTTACACCGCCTAAGGAAGTCACGCACCAAGAAGTCCGAGACAAATATCAGTTGGTAAAGCGCTGGGATAGAGCGGGGCGTATGGCTGATACACAAGAGTTCGCAAACTTGGTCTTTGACGCATCGAGATTCTCTGACGAGTTATTGGAAGAGCTCGAGGCGACGTGTCCATCGCAGTACGAGATCAGCGGTCGGGCACTGATTATTAAGCACTGTTACGTTGAACGCCGTATGCAGCCGTTGAACCTTTATTTGAAGGACGCAACTGATGAAGAAGTCGATGCTGTGATGTTCGACTATGGGAATGCGATCAAGGAGTTGGCCGCGGCGAATATTTTCCCTGGTGACATGCTACTCAAAAACTTTGGTGTGACGCGTCACGGTCGCGTGGTTTTCTACGACTACGATGAGATTCAGCCACTCCTAGAAGTGAACTTCCGCAAGATTCCTCCGCCGCGGGACGAGTACGAGGAGATGTCCGGCCGTCCCTGGTATACGGTTGGCCCTAATGACGTTTTTCCGGAGGAGTTTAGGCTCTTCTTCTCGGGTAATGCCCGAGCCCGTAAAGCCTTCGATCAGCTCCACAGCGACCTGTACGAAGCATCGTTTTGGACGAACCTCCAGGACAAGCTGCGGGACGGTTTCGTTGAGGACTTTTTCCCGTACTCTAGCAAGCTTCGCTTTCAGCGATAGACGGTTTTTATATGGCTAATCTTCTTATTGTCAGACACGGTCAAGCGTCCTTTGGGGCTGAAAATTACGACCAGTTATCGCCCCTGGGACAACGCCAGGCCGACCTTACCGGTGAGTTTCTGCGCCAAATGGGTACGCGGTTCAGCGCGGCTTACAGTGGCGATTTATCGCGCCAACGTGAGACCGGTCAGCGTGTTCTGGATCAGTTAGAGCAGGCGCCAGAGTTGATTATTGACCCAAGGTTTAAGGAGGTTCAGACCGACGAGCAGATTGAGGTGATGATGCCACTGTTGGTAGAACGCGATGCACGCTTTGCCGATTTGGTCGCGGCTATGGATACGGATACAAAATCCTTTCAGAAGATTATCGAAACGGTTTTCAATTACTGGGTCAGCCCAGAGTGTGATGTCTCGGGCATCCAAAGTTGGAAGGATTACCACGGCGGTGTGGTCAGCGCATTTGAGGGCGCCATGGCGTCTGCTGCC encodes the following:
- a CDS encoding isocitrate dehydrogenase kinase/phosphatase (PFAM: Isocitrate dehydrogenase kinase/phosphatase (AceK)); translated protein: MDKQSRLARTILNGFTAYFAEFENITLSARTRFENAEWRAAQEASMRRIDIYKIKVLETIDVVEYIAAERLHDLTFWAETRDIYAQLVRGMTNFEIAETYYNSIFNAVFKHRWIRDDYAFVFSPQGDMPPVDVRRVLNTYRTRGDIQQAVETMLLEYAMSRPYENFERECARVTEVMTAAVVDAGIDKRADIELHALEHHFFRNKAAYIVGRISGKGLQIPFVIPMLHTESEASPAVYLDACLLGSDIISKLFSFTRTYFMVDASIPSQYVLFLQQLMPRKAVSEIYSCIGHHRHGKTYYFRTATRHMRSTEDAFVPAPGIKGMVMAVFTLPSYEYVFKIIKDRFTPPKEVTHQEVRDKYQLVKRWDRAGRMADTQEFANLVFDASRFSDELLEELEATCPSQYEISGRALIIKHCYVERRMQPLNLYLKDATDEEVDAVMFDYGNAIKELAAANIFPGDMLLKNFGVTRHGRVVFYDYDEIQPLLEVNFRKIPPPRDEYEEMSGRPWYTVGPNDVFPEEFRLFFSGNARARKAFDQLHSDLYEASFWTNLQDKLRDGFVEDFFPYSSKLRFQR
- a CDS encoding fructose-2,6-bisphosphatase (PFAM: Phosphoglycerate mutase family; overlaps another CDS with the same product name) → MANLLIVRHGQASFGAENYDQLSPLGQRQADLTGEFLRQMGTRFSAAYSGDLSRQRETGQRVLDQLEQAPELIIDPRFKEVQTDEQIEVMMPLLVERDARFADLVAAMDTDTKSFQKIIETVFNYWVSPECDVSGIQSWKDYHGGVVSAFEGAMASAASGTDTAIFTSGGTIATIVGHVLKLTSDRVYEFYEPVFNCSITRIIFNSHKCSLSTFNDVGHLHLMSAQLNERLVTYR